One Rhizobium sp. NRK18 genomic window carries:
- a CDS encoding ABC transporter permease, with product MEAGVTETVAAKPPKRPFLNPTNQRRLANFKANRRGYWSFWIFLVLFTLSMGAEFIANDKPLIVSYKGEILFPVLVDYPEEKFGGFYADTDYRSEFIRDEINANGWMLWPPIRYSYDTANSNIPHSAPTAPFWLMSKEERCSGYPQGVNDPDCVLGNMNWLGTDDQARDVTARMIYGFRVAVLFGLALTIASAFVGVSAGAMQGYFGGWLDLLMQRFIEIWSSMPVLYILLIISSVLPPGFFVLLGIMLLFSWVGFVGIVRAEFLRARNFEYVKAARALGVGNWTIMFRHLLPNAMVATLTFLPFILSGSITTLTSLDFLGLGMPPGSPSLGELIDQGKRNLQAPWLGLTAFFTMSIMLSLLIFIGEAVRDAFDPRKTFK from the coding sequence ATGGAAGCGGGTGTTACCGAAACTGTCGCGGCAAAGCCTCCGAAGCGGCCGTTCCTCAATCCGACCAATCAGCGGCGGCTTGCCAATTTCAAGGCGAACCGACGCGGCTACTGGTCCTTCTGGATATTCCTCGTCCTGTTCACCCTGTCGATGGGCGCCGAGTTCATCGCCAACGACAAGCCGCTGATCGTCTCCTACAAGGGCGAGATCCTCTTTCCGGTGCTGGTCGATTATCCGGAAGAGAAATTCGGCGGCTTTTATGCCGACACGGACTACCGCTCCGAATTCATCCGCGACGAGATCAATGCGAACGGCTGGATGCTCTGGCCGCCGATCCGCTATTCCTACGACACCGCCAACTCCAACATTCCCCATTCGGCACCGACCGCGCCGTTCTGGCTGATGAGCAAGGAGGAGCGCTGCTCGGGCTATCCGCAGGGCGTCAACGATCCGGATTGCGTTCTCGGCAACATGAACTGGCTCGGCACCGACGACCAGGCGCGCGACGTCACCGCCCGCATGATCTACGGCTTCCGCGTCGCTGTCCTCTTCGGCCTTGCGCTCACCATCGCCTCGGCCTTTGTCGGGGTCAGCGCCGGCGCCATGCAGGGCTATTTCGGCGGCTGGCTCGATCTCCTGATGCAGCGCTTCATCGAGATCTGGTCGTCGATGCCGGTGCTCTACATCCTGCTGATCATTTCCTCGGTGCTGCCGCCGGGCTTCTTCGTGCTGCTCGGCATCATGCTGCTGTTCTCCTGGGTCGGCTTCGTCGGCATCGTCCGCGCCGAGTTCCTCAGAGCCCGCAATTTCGAATATGTGAAGGCGGCGCGCGCGCTTGGCGTCGGCAACTGGACGATCATGTTCCGCCACCTGTTGCCGAATGCGATGGTGGCGACGCTGACCTTCCTGCCCTTCATCCTGTCCGGCTCGATCACGACGCTGACCTCGCTCGACTTCCTCGGTCTCGGCATGCCGCCCGGCTCGCCGTCGCTCGGCGAACTGATCGACCAGGGCAAGCGCAATCTTCAGGCGCCGTGGCTCGGCCTCACGGCCTTCTTCACCATGTCGATCATGCTCTCGCTGCTGATCTTCATCGGCGAAGCGGTCCGCGACGCCTTCGATCCGCGAAAGACGTTCAAATGA
- a CDS encoding microcin C ABC transporter permease YejB — translation MGAYILRRLLLMIPTMIGIMAISFAIVQFAPGGPVEQVISQLTGQGGSAEDRLSGSGGDLLAQQDQFSEANSKYRGAQGLDPDLIKKLEKQFGFDKPPLTRFLDMMWDYIRFDFGESFFRNTSVIDLIIDKLPVSMSLGLWILILSYGISIPLGIRKAIKDGSAFDVWTSGVIIVGYAVPSFLFGILLIVVFAGGSFFDWFPLRGLVSDNFWQLTWYEKIIDYFWHLTLPIISLSLAAFATTTLLTKNSFIDEIKKQYVITAKAKGLNDRQVLYGHVFRNAMLIIIAGFPGAFISAFFTGSLLIENIFSLDGLGRMGYLAIVNRDYPIVFGTLYIFSLMGLVIGLISDLVYTWVDPRIDFERREV, via the coding sequence ATGGGCGCCTATATCCTTCGCCGACTTCTCCTCATGATCCCCACGATGATCGGGATCATGGCGATCTCCTTCGCAATTGTTCAGTTCGCGCCCGGCGGACCGGTCGAGCAGGTCATCTCGCAGCTGACAGGGCAGGGCGGCAGCGCCGAAGACCGGTTGTCCGGCTCGGGAGGCGATCTCCTGGCCCAGCAGGATCAGTTCTCCGAGGCGAACTCCAAATATCGCGGCGCGCAGGGTCTCGATCCCGACCTGATCAAGAAGCTGGAAAAGCAGTTCGGTTTCGACAAGCCGCCGCTCACCCGCTTTCTCGACATGATGTGGGACTATATCCGCTTCGACTTCGGCGAGAGCTTCTTCCGCAACACCTCGGTCATCGATCTCATCATCGACAAGCTGCCGGTCTCCATGTCGCTCGGGCTGTGGATTCTGATCCTCTCCTACGGCATCTCCATTCCGCTCGGCATCCGCAAGGCGATCAAGGACGGATCGGCCTTCGACGTCTGGACCTCGGGCGTCATCATCGTCGGCTATGCCGTGCCGAGCTTCCTGTTCGGCATCCTGCTGATCGTCGTCTTCGCAGGCGGTTCCTTCTTCGACTGGTTCCCGCTGCGTGGCCTCGTCTCCGACAATTTCTGGCAGCTCACCTGGTACGAAAAGATCATCGACTACTTCTGGCACCTGACGCTGCCGATCATTTCTCTGTCGCTTGCCGCCTTCGCGACGACGACGCTCCTGACGAAGAATTCCTTCATCGACGAGATCAAGAAGCAGTATGTCATCACCGCCAAGGCCAAGGGGCTGAATGACCGGCAGGTGCTCTACGGCCACGTCTTCCGCAATGCCATGCTGATCATCATTGCCGGCTTCCCTGGCGCCTTCATCTCGGCCTTCTTCACCGGGTCGCTGCTGATCGAAAACATCTTCTCGCTCGATGGCCTCGGCCGCATGGGCTATCTCGCCATCGTCAACCGCGACTATCCGATCGTCTTCGGTACGCTCTACATCTTCTCGCTGATGGGGCTGGTCATCGGTCTCATCTCCGACCTCGTCTACACCTGGGTCGATCCGCGCATCGACTTCGAGCGGAGGGAAGTCTGA